The Candidatus Omnitrophota bacterium genome window below encodes:
- the yidD gene encoding membrane protein insertion efficiency factor YidD, with the protein MKCKPLLDKQLSLPCPADFLRAIVRGYQILVRPLLGPHCRFHPTCSEYCREALAQKGLIKGLGLTLWRVARCHPLHPGGVDPVPSPAHRKTRP; encoded by the coding sequence ATGAAATGCAAGCCCTTATTGGACAAGCAGTTAAGTCTCCCCTGCCCCGCTGATTTCTTGCGGGCTATAGTACGGGGCTACCAGATTTTGGTTCGTCCGCTGCTGGGCCCGCACTGTCGATTCCACCCAACGTGTTCCGAGTACTGTCGGGAAGCTCTTGCCCAAAAGGGGCTTATCAAGGGCCTTGGCCTGACCCTTTGGCGTGTTGCCAGGTGCCACCCTCTCCATCCCGGAGGGGTTGACCCTGTGCCCTCGCCGGCCCATAGGAAGACACGTCCATGA